A stretch of Abyssogena phaseoliformis symbiont OG214 DNA encodes these proteins:
- the nadD gene encoding nicotinate (nicotinamide) nucleotide adenylyltransferase — MIGFFGGSFDPVHYGHLKNAAQLKTKLGLSKLFLMPCAESVHKKRLNFSVNQRMDMLHLVVEEFNTLSIDAREIEQNRDSYTIDSLKHIQSDYQNDSICLIMGMDNFNTLSSWKEYQDFYQYCHLVVIARSGALIHQEKYGFKLTNVVNDLAKQKTGFVFFANNQMLDISSSAIHGKMRNHKNLSGLLPESIINYINTL, encoded by the coding sequence ATGATTGGCTTTTTTGGTGGCTCGTTTGACCCCGTTCATTATGGGCATTTAAAAAATGCCGCCCAGCTCAAAACAAAGCTTGGATTATCAAAATTATTTTTAATGCCTTGCGCTGAATCTGTACATAAAAAACGGCTCAATTTTAGTGTTAATCAGCGTATGGATATGTTGCACTTGGTCGTTGAAGAATTTAACACACTCTCGATAGATGCTAGAGAAATTGAACAAAATAGAGACTCCTACACCATTGACTCGCTCAAACACATTCAATCAGACTATCAAAATGACTCTATTTGTTTAATCATGGGGATGGATAATTTTAATACGCTGAGCAGTTGGAAAGAATATCAAGATTTTTACCAATATTGCCACCTAGTGGTCATTGCTAGATCTGGTGCTTTAATACATCAAGAAAAATATGGTTTTAAATTAACCAATGTGGTTAATGATTTAGCAAAACAAAAGACTGGGTTTGTCTTTTTTGCAAATAATCAAATGCTTGATATTTCTTCAAGCGCTATTCACGGTAAGATGCGCAACCATAAAAACTTATCTGGGCTATTGCCAGAATCTATTATTAA
- a CDS encoding MBL fold metallo-hydrolase — MDMRTFKEKTYTLEILYHIGALEDSIHFIFDHSTKTCAIVDPAWDAPLFLQRIHDKGYTLTNIWLTHWHFDHTNAVDEIVEATGAKITVGVNEVPYLQINSPPGTVEDNDTVFIGNTPAKIINTPGHSAGGICYLLDGHIIAGDTLFVYGAGHCSLPGGNINELFHSMQKLKRIDNDVMLHCGHDYGAKVNTTMGEQKQGNAFLLLDNKADFVNYVNGMQQGKIPYPADAVTQTEIKAML; from the coding sequence ATGGACATGCGAACTTTTAAAGAAAAAACTTACACACTAGAAATACTCTACCACATCGGCGCTTTAGAAGACTCCATTCACTTTATCTTTGACCATAGCACAAAAACCTGCGCCATTGTTGACCCGGCATGGGACGCACCCTTGTTTCTTCAGCGGATACACGATAAAGGTTACACGCTCACTAATATTTGGCTAACTCATTGGCACTTTGACCACACCAATGCCGTTGATGAAATTGTAGAAGCGACAGGCGCTAAAATAACAGTGGGTGTTAATGAAGTGCCTTATTTGCAAATTAACAGCCCGCCTGGAACTGTTGAAGACAACGACACTGTTTTTATCGGCAATACACCAGCTAAAATTATCAACACACCAGGACACAGCGCTGGTGGTATTTGTTATTTGTTAGATGGGCATATTATTGCTGGTGATACTTTGTTTGTTTATGGGGCGGGACATTGTTCATTGCCTGGTGGTAATATTAACGAATTGTTTCATTCTATGCAAAAACTCAAACGTATTGATAATGACGTAATGCTACATTGTGGGCATGACTACGGCGCAAAAGTTAACACAACAATGGGTGAACAAAAACAAGGGAATGCTTTTTTATTGCTTGATAACAAGGCTGATTTTGTTAATTATGTTAACGGTATGCAACAAGGAAAAATCCCTTATCCTGCAGATGCTGTCACCCAAACAGAAATTAAGGCTATGTTATGA
- the rluD gene encoding 23S rRNA pseudouridine(1911/1915/1917) synthase RluD, which yields MSLLSVIIPNRLIGQRIDAAMAQMLPNYSRAKITYWIRSGDALIHHKTFKPKEKVLGGEVVALSIKTEKTNAWLAEDIAIDVVYEDEAIIIINKPVGLVTHPGAGNWTGTLANALLHYDSSLANLGRAGIVHRLDKNTSGLMVVARSEYAQKYLTEQLQTHSISREYSAIIYGHMISGGTIDEPIGRDPKDRIRQAVVEDGKEALTHYRVIERFAHHTHVKAILETGRTHQIRVHLSFIGYPLIADPMYGGKIRFPKKADEQLKNALKNFNRQTLHAKKLTLIHPTSGELMSFKAPLAQDMQDLLQVLAKFDAN from the coding sequence ATGAGTTTGTTAAGTGTTATTATCCCAAATCGACTCATTGGGCAGCGTATTGATGCTGCAATGGCGCAAATGTTGCCTAACTATTCACGTGCTAAAATCACCTACTGGATAAGGTCTGGTGATGCCTTAATTCATCATAAAACTTTCAAACCTAAAGAAAAAGTCTTAGGTGGTGAGGTGGTTGCCTTATCAATAAAAACTGAAAAAACCAACGCGTGGTTGGCAGAAGATATTGCCATTGACGTGGTGTATGAGGATGAGGCAATTATTATTATTAATAAACCAGTAGGCTTAGTCACACATCCTGGTGCAGGTAATTGGACAGGAACGCTTGCCAATGCATTATTACATTATGATTCATCTTTAGCCAATCTTGGCCGAGCTGGCATTGTTCATCGCTTGGATAAAAATACCTCAGGATTAATGGTCGTTGCGCGCAGTGAGTATGCACAAAAATATTTAACCGAGCAACTACAAACCCATAGCATTTCAAGAGAATATTCAGCCATTATCTACGGTCATATGATTTCTGGTGGCACGATTGACGAGCCAATAGGGCGCGACCCTAAAGATAGAATTAGACAAGCCGTGGTTGAAGATGGCAAAGAGGCACTGACTCATTATCGCGTTATTGAGCGCTTTGCGCACCACACCCACGTTAAGGCAATTTTAGAAACAGGGCGCACTCATCAAATTCGAGTACACCTATCATTTATTGGATATCCGCTGATTGCTGATCCGATGTATGGCGGCAAAATTCGTTTTCCCAAAAAAGCAGATGAGCAATTAAAAAATGCACTTAAAAATTTCAATCGTCAGACCCTTCATGCCAAAAAACTCACCCTCATCCACCCAACATCTGGTGAATTAATGTCATTCAAAGCGCCATTAGCGCAAGACATGCAAGATTTATTGCAAGTATTGGCCAAATTTGATGCAAACTAA
- a CDS encoding S24 family peptidase — MSDLDTPQELFQTNCSTNSEPFALQNLGNYMTPEFSENCIVIIDPGMQIHNRAYAVVRFDSELYFRQYIERGSSKFLVCLNTQHDDIELKGEFEVVGCVVQQKQRKQKPRHYYHLNPFTKEMDFYASGKLKDSKEK; from the coding sequence ATGTCAGACTTAGATACACCACAAGAACTATTTCAAACAAATTGCTCAACCAACTCTGAGCCATTCGCACTGCAAAATTTAGGCAACTATATGACGCCAGAATTTAGTGAAAATTGCATTGTCATTATTGACCCTGGCATGCAAATTCATAATCGTGCTTACGCTGTTGTACGTTTTGATAGTGAGTTATATTTTCGCCAGTATATTGAGCGTGGTTCAAGTAAATTTTTGGTCTGCTTAAATACCCAACATGATGATATTGAACTCAAAGGCGAGTTTGAAGTTGTGGGCTGTGTGGTGCAACAAAAACAACGCAAACAAAAACCACGGCACTATTACCACCTTAATCCATTTACTAAAGAGATGGATTTTTACGCAAGTGGCAAGCTCAAAGATAGCAAGGAAAAATAA
- the mutM gene encoding bifunctional DNA-formamidopyrimidine glycosylase/DNA-(apurinic or apyrimidinic site) lyase → MPELPEVETTKRGLMPLIVNQKVNRVILHRENLRWAMPKHLITTLANQKINTIERRSKYLLIRFKVGTLIIHLGMSGSIKVVNIETPLLKHEHFELQFNNGTNMRLNDPRRFGAVLFSKDGSHKLLDSLGVEPLEASFNDGYLYQKSRNKQQNIKAFIMDSKIVVGVGNIYACESLFMAGINPQRKAGSISKTRYNILTRCIKVILTQAIKAGGTTLQDFSQVDGNPGYFTQILSVYGCENKTCCLCKGKIIRIIQNQRSTFYCKKCQT, encoded by the coding sequence ATGCCTGAACTTCCAGAAGTCGAAACTACTAAGCGTGGACTTATGCCTTTAATTGTTAATCAAAAAGTGAATCGAGTAATACTGCATCGAGAAAATTTGCGTTGGGCTATGCCTAAACATTTGATAACAACATTGGCTAATCAAAAAATTAATACAATTGAGCGTCGTAGTAAATACTTATTGATTAGGTTTAAGGTAGGTACGTTAATTATCCATTTAGGTATGAGTGGCTCAATTAAGGTGGTTAATATTGAAACGCCACTACTCAAGCATGAGCATTTTGAATTGCAATTTAATAATGGCACAAATATGCGCTTGAATGACCCAAGGCGTTTTGGTGCAGTATTATTTTCAAAAGATGGCTCACACAAATTACTGGATTCATTAGGAGTTGAACCTTTGGAGGCATCATTTAATGACGGGTATTTATATCAAAAATCACGAAACAAACAGCAAAACATCAAGGCCTTTATTATGGATAGCAAAATCGTGGTTGGTGTGGGTAATATCTATGCTTGCGAGAGTTTGTTTATGGCAGGTATTAATCCACAACGCAAGGCTGGAAGTATATCTAAGACTCGGTATAATATTTTAACTCGGTGTATTAAAGTCATCTTGACTCAAGCTATTAAGGCAGGTGGCACAACCTTGCAAGATTTTTCTCAAGTTGATGGCAATCCTGGATATTTCACCCAGATTTTGTCTGTGTACGGTTGTGAAAATAAGACATGCTGTCTTTGCAAGGGTAAAATAATTAGAATTATACAAAACCAACGATCCACATTCTATTGTAAAAAATGTCAGACTTAG
- a CDS encoding urate hydroxylase PuuD, with translation MFNRINLVQCKIALGFVTTAIMVYLVGMDVIINQHYAFSVWLHVLAGIVWIGLLYYFNFVQVPGMGQALADTDGPGPAAIGKYIAPRALLWFRMAAVTTWILGLVLLALQSRGMDGIIGAFTLAQGYQVIGIGAWMGTIMAFNVWFIIWPNQQKILGMKEATAEEIATAKKNAALASSVNVILSIPMLLTMLAWH, from the coding sequence ATGTTTAATCGCATCAATTTGGTTCAGTGCAAAATAGCACTTGGTTTTGTTACTACTGCAATTATGGTTTATTTGGTAGGCATGGACGTTATCATTAATCAGCATTATGCTTTTAGTGTGTGGCTACATGTATTGGCAGGCATTGTTTGGATTGGTTTGCTTTATTACTTTAACTTTGTTCAAGTACCAGGCATGGGTCAAGCGTTAGCCGACACTGATGGCCCTGGCCCAGCAGCCATTGGTAAATATATTGCTCCTCGCGCATTATTGTGGTTTCGCATGGCAGCAGTAACCACTTGGATTTTAGGCTTGGTATTGTTAGCACTGCAATCTCGTGGTATGGACGGTATTATTGGCGCATTTACCCTTGCACAAGGCTATCAAGTGATTGGTATCGGCGCATGGATGGGCACCATCATGGCATTTAATGTTTGGTTTATCATTTGGCCAAATCAGCAAAAGATTTTAGGCATGAAAGAGGCAACTGCAGAAGAAATTGCAACAGCAAAGAAAAATGCAGCATTGGCATCAAGTGTTAATGTTATTTTATCCATTCCGATGTTATTAACCATGCTTGCATGGCACTAA
- a CDS encoding YgfZ/GcvT domain-containing protein: MKNRITLKISGVDAQSFLQGQLSNDIVVIGENEWQLNAYCQHQGKVIALFWVTKYKDDFYLNFPDSLQDKVLKRLNIFVLMANVEIKQAALNVNPPIDAMKHPEIYLITSEKFVPQELNLDIDEVGVSFSKGCYPGQEVVARLHYLGKPKRRMRLFECEQVLKVGDKLIALGSKSAKASGIVVRDVKSVDKLKYLATIEVKYQNNEITCNDAKLTRIEND, from the coding sequence ATGAAAAATAGAATAACTTTAAAAATAAGTGGTGTAGATGCGCAGAGTTTTTTACAGGGGCAGTTGAGTAATGATATTGTTGTTATTGGAGAGAATGAGTGGCAGTTAAATGCTTATTGTCAGCATCAAGGTAAGGTAATTGCTTTGTTTTGGGTGACTAAATATAAGGATGATTTTTACCTGAATTTTCCTGATAGTTTACAAGACAAGGTACTAAAACGTCTTAATATATTCGTATTAATGGCAAATGTTGAAATAAAACAAGCTGCTTTGAATGTTAATCCACCTATTGATGCGATGAAACATCCCGAAATATATTTAATAACCAGTGAAAAGTTTGTGCCGCAAGAGTTAAATTTAGACATTGATGAGGTTGGGGTTAGTTTTTCAAAGGGCTGTTATCCTGGGCAAGAAGTGGTTGCACGTTTGCATTACTTGGGTAAACCAAAGCGTCGTATGCGGTTATTTGAATGTGAGCAGGTGCTTAAAGTTGGTGATAAATTGATTGCACTGGGTTCAAAATCAGCAAAAGCATCAGGTATTGTGGTGCGTGATGTAAAATCAGTTGATAAATTAAAGTATTTAGCAACGATTGAAGTCAAGTATCAAAATAATGAAATTACATGTAACGATGCTAAATTAACAAGGATTGAAAATGATTAA
- the nhaD gene encoding sodium:proton antiporter NhaD: MSAFATNELVTTLDLTSHWVGYTALVLFVLAYILVMVEEFTHFRKSKPVILVAGVIWGLIGWVYTSQGLPHSAEVALRHSILEYSELFLFLLVAMTYIEAIRERQIFEVLKVWLVNKGLTFRQLFWLTGFLAFFISPIADNLTTALIMGAVVLAVGAGNPRFVSIAFINIVVAANAGGAFSPFGDITTLMVWQKGIVEFSQFFSLLVPSLINFIVPAAIMNFSIKNEIATGSQSKVDIKLGGITIVILFITTIITAVSFHKFLHLPPAMGMMTGLSYLMIAAYFIRKSEHKLQQNGFDVFKKVANAEWDTLLFFFGVILSVGGLGFMGYLALTSEAMYLSLGATYANILVGMLSAIVDNIPVMFAVLSMNPDMSLGQWLLVTLTTGVGGSLLSVGSAAGVALMGQSKGLYTFVSHLRWTGVIALGYAASIGAHLLMNGALFDVPV, translated from the coding sequence ATGAGTGCTTTTGCAACTAACGAGCTAGTTACAACCTTAGACCTAACTAGTCATTGGGTGGGTTATACGGCACTTGTGTTATTTGTGTTGGCTTATATTTTGGTAATGGTGGAAGAATTTACTCATTTTAGAAAATCTAAGCCTGTTATCTTAGTGGCAGGTGTTATTTGGGGGTTAATTGGCTGGGTTTACACTAGTCAAGGTTTGCCACATTCTGCTGAAGTAGCGCTTAGGCATAGTATATTAGAATACTCAGAGCTGTTTTTATTCTTATTAGTAGCGATGACTTATATTGAAGCTATACGTGAAAGGCAAATATTTGAAGTGCTTAAAGTTTGGCTAGTTAATAAAGGCTTAACTTTTAGACAACTTTTTTGGCTGACAGGGTTTTTAGCTTTCTTTATCTCGCCAATTGCTGATAATTTAACCACAGCACTTATTATGGGTGCAGTCGTGTTAGCGGTAGGTGCGGGTAATCCACGTTTTGTATCCATTGCTTTTATTAATATTGTTGTGGCTGCTAATGCAGGTGGTGCGTTTAGCCCATTCGGTGATATTACCACGCTTATGGTATGGCAAAAGGGTATTGTTGAGTTTTCGCAATTTTTTAGTTTGCTAGTGCCATCATTGATTAATTTTATCGTACCAGCTGCTATAATGAATTTTTCTATTAAGAACGAGATAGCCACGGGCAGTCAAAGTAAAGTTGACATTAAATTAGGGGGTATTACTATTGTTATACTCTTTATTACTACCATTATCACTGCAGTTAGTTTTCATAAGTTTTTACATTTACCACCAGCAATGGGCATGATGACGGGTTTGAGTTATCTTATGATTGCTGCTTACTTTATTCGAAAATCTGAGCATAAATTGCAACAAAATGGATTTGACGTGTTTAAAAAAGTAGCAAATGCAGAGTGGGATACTTTGTTATTTTTCTTTGGGGTGATTTTAAGTGTTGGTGGATTAGGCTTTATGGGTTATTTGGCACTCACTTCTGAGGCTATGTATTTATCTTTAGGGGCAACTTATGCTAATATTTTAGTGGGTATGTTGTCTGCCATTGTCGATAATATCCCAGTGATGTTTGCGGTATTAAGCATGAACCCTGATATGTCATTAGGTCAGTGGTTATTAGTAACACTTACAACAGGGGTGGGCGGTAGTTTGCTTTCAGTAGGTTCTGCTGCAGGTGTAGCGTTGATGGGTCAATCAAAAGGGCTTTATACGTTTGTTTCACACCTTAGGTGGACAGGTGTGATTGCACTAGGTTATGCTGCAAGCATTGGTGCGCATTTATTAATGAACGGCGCTTTGTTTGATGTGCCAGTCTAA
- a CDS encoding type III pantothenate kinase, whose amino-acid sequence MCQSKSYLLVDIGNTAIKWRLNDKTNLILINEFDKTHLPKADEIFVSCVGDCHVLDGLNNTHFIKAERAFKFLECGYQMPSTLGSDRWLAMLASVECYPKQNLLIIDAGSALTFDLVLANGKHQGGLIMPGLSALRHSFAQFSSSAQQLSLGLTANNTQEGWLVGTSQMLMNTINTQIEQYLNHYSDLIVVLTGGDAKMVALKLHHQVKLHQNLVLEGLSSYTQTYKALHSALV is encoded by the coding sequence ATGTGCCAGTCTAAGTCGTATTTATTGGTTGATATTGGCAATACCGCTATTAAATGGCGTTTGAACGATAAAACCAATTTAATACTTATTAATGAGTTTGATAAAACTCACTTACCAAAAGCAGATGAAATTTTTGTTAGTTGTGTGGGTGATTGCCATGTATTGGACGGGCTTAATAATACGCATTTTATTAAGGCTGAACGTGCATTTAAATTTTTAGAATGTGGCTATCAAATGCCGTCTACATTGGGCTCTGATCGTTGGTTGGCGATGCTAGCCAGTGTTGAGTGTTACCCTAAACAAAATTTGCTAATTATTGATGCAGGTAGTGCACTGACTTTTGACTTGGTACTTGCTAATGGTAAACATCAAGGAGGGCTTATTATGCCTGGTTTGAGTGCATTAAGACATAGCTTTGCTCAATTTTCTAGCAGTGCTCAACAGCTATCTTTAGGCTTAACTGCAAACAATACCCAAGAAGGTTGGCTAGTTGGTACAAGCCAGATGCTGATGAATACTATTAATACACAAATTGAACAGTATTTGAATCATTATAGTGATTTAATTGTTGTACTAACAGGTGGCGATGCTAAGATGGTTGCATTAAAACTTCATCATCAAGTTAAACTTCATCAAAATTTAGTCTTAGAAGGCTTGTCTAGCTATACGCAAACATATAAAGCGCTACATTCAGCCTTGGTATAA
- a CDS encoding tryptophan--tRNA ligase, whose amino-acid sequence MQDRRVLSGMRPTGQLHLGHYHGVLKNWLALQNEYDSYFFVADWHAFTTHYSDKIDLNTNVMEMVVDWLAVGINPNTSTIFVQSKVPEHAELYLLLSMSTPLSWLERVPSYKDQQLKLNTKDLATYGFLGYPLLQSADILIYKAGLVPVGEDQVAHIELTREVARRFNYLYGREVDFEEKAEIAISKMGKKQAKSYRSLRKSYQETGDDEALIKAQALLQQQQNITLGDRERLSGYIEGVGKIILPEPEPLLTKASKMPGLDGQKMSKSYGNTISLRDTAEQIQAKIKRMPTDPARIKLTDVGNPQKCPVWQLHEVYSNKSTCDWVVEGCTKAKIGCVECKQPIINAIEKELTPMQERIAKYQADPELIKQIIFEGSEKARSVAKETMIEVREAMGINH is encoded by the coding sequence ATGCAAGACAGACGAGTTTTATCAGGCATGCGACCTACGGGTCAGCTTCATTTGGGTCATTATCATGGCGTTTTGAAAAATTGGCTAGCGTTACAAAATGAGTATGATTCTTACTTTTTTGTGGCTGATTGGCACGCATTTACCACACATTATTCAGATAAGATAGATTTAAATACTAACGTCATGGAAATGGTGGTTGATTGGTTAGCTGTCGGTATTAATCCAAACACTTCAACGATTTTTGTACAATCCAAAGTGCCTGAGCATGCAGAGCTGTACTTATTGCTTTCCATGTCAACGCCTTTAAGTTGGCTGGAGCGTGTGCCTTCATATAAGGATCAACAACTTAAGCTAAACACTAAAGATTTAGCAACTTATGGATTTTTGGGTTACCCTTTATTGCAAAGTGCAGACATTTTAATTTATAAAGCAGGACTAGTGCCAGTCGGTGAAGACCAAGTTGCACACATTGAACTGACACGTGAAGTAGCTAGGCGTTTTAATTATCTTTATGGTCGTGAAGTTGATTTTGAAGAAAAGGCTGAAATTGCCATTAGTAAAATGGGTAAAAAACAAGCTAAATCGTATCGCTCGCTACGTAAATCCTACCAAGAAACAGGCGATGATGAGGCTTTAATAAAGGCGCAAGCCTTGTTACAACAACAACAAAATATTACTCTGGGTGACAGAGAACGACTTTCAGGTTATATTGAAGGCGTGGGCAAGATTATCTTGCCTGAACCTGAACCATTGTTAACCAAAGCTTCAAAAATGCCAGGGCTGGATGGTCAAAAAATGAGTAAATCTTATGGTAATACAATTTCTTTGCGAGACACTGCCGAACAAATACAAGCCAAGATTAAGCGAATGCCAACTGACCCTGCTAGAATCAAGTTGACTGATGTAGGTAATCCACAAAAATGCCCAGTATGGCAGCTGCACGAAGTGTATTCAAACAAATCAACTTGTGATTGGGTGGTGGAAGGTTGTACTAAGGCGAAAATAGGTTGTGTAGAATGCAAGCAGCCTATTATTAACGCTATTGAAAAGGAGTTAACCCCTATGCAAGAGCGCATTGCTAAATATCAAGCAGACCCAGAGCTTATTAAGCAAATTATTTTTGAAGGTTCTGAAAAAGCCAGAAGTGTCGCCAAAGAAACCATGATAGAGGTTCGAGAAGCGATGGGCATTAATCATTAA
- a CDS encoding DUF4760 domain-containing protein encodes MAVFVAWVSIKKQRETIKKDKTISLLMKDLEDDFLKSGMRILRHIHNSEDDDVAIYANSTHLQDKEAIAIRNLLNYYENISVGVAADIYDIEMVKKSQKSMIIAIYKQSEPFITRLREQNKNPNLYIEFEKFIDILND; translated from the coding sequence GTGGCTGTTTTCGTTGCGTGGGTTTCAATTAAAAAACAAAGAGAAACCATCAAAAAAGATAAAACTATTTCTTTATTAATGAAAGACTTGGAAGATGATTTTTTAAAGTCTGGCATGAGAATTTTAAGACACATCCATAATAGCGAAGATGATGATGTTGCAATTTATGCAAATTCAACTCATTTGCAAGATAAAGAGGCTATCGCAATTAGGAATTTGCTTAATTATTATGAAAATATCAGTGTTGGTGTTGCTGCTGATATTTATGATATTGAGATGGTTAAAAAATCTCAAAAATCAATGATTATTGCTATTTATAAACAATCTGAACCTTTTATTACGCGTCTTAGAGAGCAAAATAAAAACCCGAATTTGTATATAGAGTTTGAAAAATTTATCGATATCTTGAATGACTGA
- a CDS encoding pseudouridine synthase, with protein MTERLQKLIASAGYGSRRWAERLIEQGRIEVNNKTARIGDKAEITDYVKIDGRKIDLSRYLEQEIKVIILNKQAGVICSNLDDKGRKSVYSLLPKESRWVMVGRLDLNTSGLLLFTNNGDLANKLMHPSSQIDREYAVRVLGQVENEDLKQLIQGVELDDGFAKFNQITFGGGQGANRWYKVVLKEGRKREVRRLWEALGFKVSRLIRIRFGEIRLPDNLKANQYDYLKPGQVKSLLDAVER; from the coding sequence ATGACTGAAAGATTACAAAAACTTATTGCCAGTGCTGGTTATGGCTCTCGTCGTTGGGCAGAGCGTTTAATTGAGCAAGGGCGTATTGAGGTTAATAATAAAACTGCCAGAATTGGTGATAAAGCTGAAATAACGGATTATGTTAAGATTGATGGGCGGAAAATTGATCTAAGTCGCTATCTTGAACAAGAAATAAAAGTGATTATTTTGAACAAGCAAGCAGGTGTTATTTGTTCTAATTTAGATGACAAAGGGCGAAAAAGTGTTTATAGTTTATTGCCTAAAGAGTCGCGCTGGGTTATGGTGGGGCGTCTTGATTTGAATACTTCTGGCTTGTTGCTTTTTACGAATAATGGCGATTTAGCTAATAAACTCATGCATCCCAGTTCACAAATTGATAGAGAATATGCGGTTAGGGTGTTGGGTCAGGTTGAGAATGAGGATTTAAAACAACTTATTCAAGGTGTTGAACTTGATGATGGCTTTGCTAAGTTTAACCAGATAACGTTTGGCGGCGGTCAGGGCGCTAATCGCTGGTATAAGGTTGTACTTAAAGAGGGGAGAAAACGTGAAGTAAGGCGCTTATGGGAGGCATTAGGGTTTAAAGTATCACGTCTTATCCGTATTCGTTTTGGCGAGATTCGTTTGCCTGATAATCTTAAGGCCAATCAATATGATTATTTAAAACCCGGGCAAGTAAAGTCATTGCTTGATGCTGTAGAACGATAA